From a region of the Candidatus Poribacteria bacterium genome:
- a CDS encoding transcriptional repressor: MERPIEERLRRAGYRVTRQRTAVYEYLISTKSHPTVEQVHDAVRERFPHISLATVYNAVDSLVDVGLVRRINRAASSARYDGDVGDHAHFRCVVCDQLRDVSMHTNPSADDGLDGCEIISTNVEFFGYCPRCRRDRLGLPPLPENNDRRAL; this comes from the coding sequence ATGGAACGCCCGATCGAGGAGCGACTGCGACGAGCGGGCTATCGAGTCACGCGACAAAGAACTGCCGTGTACGAGTACCTGATTTCGACCAAGTCGCATCCGACGGTCGAGCAGGTGCACGACGCGGTTCGCGAGCGGTTTCCCCATATCAGTCTGGCGACCGTGTACAACGCCGTCGACTCTCTGGTGGATGTCGGTCTCGTGCGCCGAATCAATCGAGCGGCTTCGTCCGCTCGATATGACGGCGACGTGGGCGACCACGCTCATTTCCGATGCGTTGTCTGCGATCAGCTCCGCGACGTCTCGATGCACACGAACCCGTCCGCAGACGACGGACTCGACGGGTGCGAGATCATCAGCACGAACGTCGAGTTCTTCGGCTATTGTCCGCGATGTCGGCGTGACCGCCTCGGTCTGCCGCCGTTGCCTGAAAACAACGATCGACGAGCCCTGTAA
- a CDS encoding Gfo/Idh/MocA family oxidoreductase: protein MSERVRIGVVGAGSISLRGILPHLTQEDVQDRLQVTALCDPVPGRAQAAAEKFGVPKAFEDYEDLLRSGEVDAVSIASPIGIHYEQGKLAIEHGVHVHFNKTMTTTVAEADDLIDSAAKKGVKLVSSPGEMLRPLHRRIRRMLLDGDLGKLVWAVTGAAFGQYHEREGVRQGEDVLSNINPAWYYRKPGGGPLYDMTVYGLHALTGIVGPAKAVTAFSGVCIREREFRGEMLPCDMDDNTLMVLDFGDAFFGFVYGVAAGGISGFGRPVLFGTKGSVNGATFNGNPIDYPERVLTEAGGQADLPHVVGPHRSIQEAHVYEDIMQLVDWVREGIPTVSSAEHARHVVEIFDGAYRSAETGRAQPLRTTFPTID from the coding sequence ATGAGCGAACGTGTCCGGATCGGCGTCGTCGGCGCGGGCAGCATCTCGCTGCGAGGCATCCTTCCCCACCTGACCCAGGAGGACGTCCAGGATCGGTTGCAGGTCACTGCCCTGTGCGACCCGGTTCCCGGACGCGCCCAGGCAGCCGCCGAGAAGTTCGGCGTGCCCAAGGCGTTCGAGGACTACGAAGACCTGTTGAGGTCAGGAGAGGTAGACGCCGTATCCATCGCGTCGCCAATCGGCATCCACTACGAACAGGGCAAGCTCGCCATCGAACACGGCGTCCACGTTCACTTCAACAAGACGATGACGACGACCGTCGCCGAGGCGGACGACCTGATCGACAGCGCGGCGAAGAAGGGCGTCAAGCTCGTGTCCTCTCCCGGCGAGATGCTGCGACCCCTACACCGGCGAATCCGGCGCATGCTCCTCGACGGCGACCTGGGGAAACTCGTGTGGGCTGTCACCGGCGCGGCGTTCGGTCAATACCACGAGAGGGAGGGCGTTCGTCAGGGCGAGGACGTTCTCTCGAACATCAATCCGGCTTGGTACTACCGCAAGCCGGGCGGCGGGCCCCTCTACGACATGACCGTCTACGGCTTGCACGCCCTCACGGGCATCGTGGGGCCCGCCAAGGCGGTGACAGCGTTCTCCGGCGTGTGCATCCGAGAGCGCGAGTTCCGTGGCGAGATGCTTCCGTGCGACATGGACGACAACACGCTGATGGTGCTCGATTTCGGCGACGCGTTCTTCGGGTTCGTCTACGGCGTGGCGGCAGGGGGTATCTCCGGCTTCGGCAGACCGGTTCTCTTCGGCACGAAGGGCAGCGTAAACGGCGCGACGTTCAACGGGAACCCCATCGACTATCCAGAGCGAGTGCTGACGGAAGCCGGCGGGCAAGCCGATTTGCCCCATGTGGTGGGTCCGCATCGGTCGATCCAGGAAGCCCATGTCTACGAGGATATCATGCAGCTCGTGGACTGGGTTCGCGAAGGCATACCGACTGTGTCGAGCGCTGAGCACGCGCGTCACGTCGTCGAGATCTTCGACGGAGCGTACAGATCCGCGGAGACGGGTCGGGCTCAACCTCTGCGGACGACGTTCCCAACCATCGACTGA
- a CDS encoding rubrerythrin, with the protein MPKLKGSKTAANLAAAFAGESQANRRYLYFAKAADVEGYPDIAGLFRDTAEGETGHAHGHLDYLKKVGDPATGLPFTDVGEMLKASIEGETHEYTDMYPGMAKAAREEGFSEIADWFETLAKAERSHAGRFAKGLDSLA; encoded by the coding sequence ATGCCGAAACTGAAGGGCAGCAAGACCGCTGCCAACCTTGCCGCCGCGTTCGCTGGCGAATCCCAGGCGAATCGCCGTTACCTCTACTTCGCCAAGGCTGCGGATGTCGAGGGCTACCCGGATATCGCCGGGCTGTTCCGCGACACCGCCGAGGGCGAGACGGGTCACGCCCATGGTCATCTCGACTACCTGAAGAAGGTCGGCGATCCGGCGACGGGCCTTCCGTTCACGGATGTTGGGGAGATGCTGAAGGCATCGATCGAGGGCGAGACGCACGAGTACACCGACATGTATCCGGGCATGGCGAAGGCCGCGCGTGAAGAGGGCTTCTCGGAGATCGCCGACTGGTTCGAGACGCTTGCCAAGGCGGAGCGGTCCCACGCGGGACGGTTCGCGAAGGGACTCGACTCGCTCGCGTAG
- a CDS encoding NAD(P)-dependent oxidoreductase: MGKPLANRVVHLLDRRMRLGRNQVLVHGSSLSRDSIARSSQSLLDRAFHHAILLDSPHQCPMAAFDGSATSGASPSILLPELASVKNSYRLLPKSITDNPLLWAGARSRLIWEHGAQQCRLEDLMKVLVTGASGRLGEYVIRELERSHELVLTSRRPPSDEFSRHPWVEGDLNVYADCQRAVERIDAIQHLGAQPWPVDHPGSRARAEELGIPFDATFRTNMLGTYYLMHAAVAANVRTVVMCGSNCALGHGFRISETPFPFDYLPVDEAHPTYPEDSYSYSKRAGEDLLASYTRAYGIRTYVTRPAGICPPERRAQMKTNATPAIGWNPWLWCWVGSEDVASAHRMLMEAAEDIPPHGVYFLNGDDTTALEPSRELVERFCPELTDKAAHLDGNQSFLSYARLKREVGWQHRTSWRNAE, translated from the coding sequence ATGGGGAAACCGCTCGCGAACCGCGTCGTGCACCTGCTCGACCGTCGGATGCGACTTGGTCGAAATCAGGTACTCGTACACGGCAGTTCTTTGTCGCGTGACTCGATAGCCCGCTCGTCGCAGTCGCTCCTCGATCGGGCGTTCCATCACGCCATCCTCCTAGACTCACCTCACCAGTGCCCCATGGCTGCCTTCGATGGCTCCGCGACGTCCGGAGCATCGCCATCTATTCTACTACCCGAACTGGCATCTGTCAAGAATAGTTATCGATTATTACCAAAGTCGATAACAGATAACCCCTTGTTATGGGCTGGTGCGCGTTCGCGGCTGATATGGGAACATGGAGCCCAGCAGTGCCGATTGGAGGACCTGATGAAAGTGCTCGTCACTGGCGCGAGTGGGCGTCTCGGCGAATACGTCATCCGCGAGCTCGAACGGTCTCACGAGCTCGTTCTGACGTCGCGTCGACCGCCCTCGGACGAGTTCTCTCGACATCCGTGGGTCGAGGGAGACCTGAACGTCTATGCCGATTGCCAGCGCGCTGTCGAGAGGATTGACGCGATCCAGCACCTTGGAGCTCAGCCGTGGCCCGTGGATCACCCTGGCTCGCGAGCCCGAGCCGAAGAGCTCGGCATCCCCTTCGACGCGACGTTCCGAACGAACATGCTGGGAACCTACTACCTGATGCACGCTGCCGTGGCTGCCAACGTGAGAACGGTCGTGATGTGCGGCAGCAACTGCGCGCTGGGCCACGGGTTCCGCATCAGCGAGACGCCATTCCCGTTCGACTATCTTCCCGTCGATGAGGCGCATCCCACGTACCCGGAGGACTCCTACAGCTACTCGAAACGCGCCGGCGAAGACCTGCTGGCGAGCTACACGCGGGCGTACGGAATCCGAACCTACGTGACGCGCCCGGCGGGGATCTGCCCTCCGGAGCGACGGGCTCAGATGAAGACGAACGCCACGCCGGCGATCGGCTGGAACCCCTGGCTATGGTGCTGGGTCGGCAGCGAAGACGTCGCGTCAGCCCATCGGATGCTGATGGAAGCGGCAGAAGACATCCCGCCCCACGGCGTCTACTTCCTCAACGGCGACGACACGACCGCCTTGGAGCCGAGCCGTGAACTGGTCGAGCGGTTCTGCCCCGAGCTCACGGACAAGGCAGCGCATCTCGACGGGAACCAATCCTTCCTGAGTTATGCTCGACTCAAGCGCGAGGTCGGGTGGCAACATCGCACATCGTGGAGGAACGCGGAATGA
- a CDS encoding anaerobic glycerol-3-phosphate dehydrogenase subunit C, whose protein sequence is MDNIRYHPTEGMCYNPNEPLYWRRDALRQEITRVYEVCHGCRLCFKYCQSFPVLFDAVDANEGDVTAIPSRTTDDVIDHCFQCQLCYVNCPYTPGENHEFQLDFPKLILRAKAVRAKERGIPLRDRLLADPVGLGKLAQPTAALANWGNTFKPLRLVMEKTLGIHRDKQLPEFHGETFAQWFAKRAPKSSGENGMVVLFNSCFVNYNGPRIGKAVVEVLARNRFSARLAGADCCGMPRLDSGDVEAAQLQARRNVEALYPLAQQGLPIAVVNPTCSMMLKREYPELLRIPGDAIHEWAKAVAANTFDMSEFLLRQHRDGKLDRSFESTPGTVAYQVPCHLKTQNIGFPSRDLLRTIPGCRVRLVNECSGHDGTWAMRTEHYDESIAVGKKAFDGMKDAEASVWATDCPLAAVQIEQHAGKKPLHPFEILAMAYRPDGFPEKVQRDTTEG, encoded by the coding sequence ATGGACAACATCCGCTATCACCCCACGGAAGGCATGTGCTACAACCCGAACGAGCCCCTCTACTGGCGTCGTGATGCCCTCCGGCAGGAGATCACGCGGGTCTACGAGGTGTGCCACGGTTGCCGCCTGTGCTTCAAATACTGCCAGTCGTTCCCGGTCCTTTTCGACGCGGTCGATGCGAACGAGGGAGATGTCACGGCGATTCCCTCGAGGACGACCGACGACGTCATCGATCACTGTTTCCAGTGCCAGCTCTGCTACGTGAACTGCCCGTATACGCCCGGCGAGAATCACGAGTTCCAGCTCGACTTTCCCAAGCTGATCCTGCGGGCGAAGGCGGTCCGAGCCAAGGAGCGCGGCATACCGTTGCGGGATCGCCTGCTGGCGGATCCCGTCGGGCTCGGAAAGTTGGCTCAGCCGACGGCCGCGCTCGCGAACTGGGGAAACACGTTCAAGCCCCTGCGTCTGGTCATGGAAAAGACGTTGGGCATCCACCGTGACAAGCAGTTGCCGGAGTTCCATGGGGAAACATTCGCCCAGTGGTTCGCGAAGCGGGCTCCCAAGTCGTCGGGTGAGAACGGGATGGTCGTTCTGTTCAACTCGTGCTTCGTGAACTACAACGGACCTCGCATCGGGAAGGCGGTTGTCGAAGTGCTTGCGCGGAACCGGTTCTCTGCCCGACTTGCCGGCGCAGACTGCTGCGGCATGCCGCGTCTCGACTCCGGCGACGTCGAAGCCGCTCAGCTGCAAGCGCGACGCAACGTGGAAGCGCTGTACCCGTTGGCGCAGCAGGGACTGCCGATCGCGGTCGTGAACCCAACCTGCTCGATGATGCTGAAACGCGAGTACCCGGAGCTGCTCCGGATTCCTGGCGACGCGATCCATGAGTGGGCTAAGGCGGTCGCAGCCAACACGTTCGATATGTCCGAATTCCTGTTGAGGCAGCACCGTGACGGGAAACTGGATCGGTCCTTCGAGTCCACTCCTGGAACGGTCGCGTACCAAGTGCCGTGCCACCTGAAGACGCAGAACATCGGGTTCCCGTCGCGTGACCTGCTGCGGACGATTCCGGGGTGTCGGGTTCGTCTGGTCAACGAGTGCTCTGGGCATGACGGCACATGGGCGATGCGTACGGAGCACTACGACGAGTCCATCGCCGTCGGTAAGAAAGCGTTCGATGGCATGAAGGACGCGGAAGCGTCGGTTTGGGCGACGGACTGCCCGCTCGCCGCCGTGCAGATCGAGCAGCACGCGGGCAAGAAGCCGCTCCACCCGTTCGAGATCCTCGCCATGGCGTATCGACCGGACGGCTTCCCTGAGAAGGTTCAGCGCGACACGACGGAAGGTTGA